A region of Myxococcus stipitatus DSM 14675 DNA encodes the following proteins:
- a CDS encoding TolB family protein, with product MHSFTSKKSWSVGLVAAMSSLSMACAAQEPESAKVAEALGAQGVSSEALWGLTCPTGGSMFAPGEVSLPERSEYRLTFSADGNTAYYHVDAAEAPFQAIYETHKVNGHFTPGQMVSFSGTYLDTDPFLSPDGQSLFFSSTRPITGTEERPDSDLWVVHKLADGSWGAPQHLGPNINSDRMELYVSADRAGNLYYASGTFDSDFNIYRAERRGPGYAPAQKLPIAINSDDFWEYNSHISADGRVLIFASLNRPEGHGLGDLYASLNLGGGRWTKAINLGPKVNTEKDEFHPSLSVDGRRLYFVRQTWNPFVPSDFYELDTYCLLFQ from the coding sequence ATGCACTCGTTCACCTCGAAGAAGTCGTGGTCCGTTGGCCTTGTCGCCGCCATGTCCTCGCTGTCCATGGCCTGCGCCGCGCAGGAGCCGGAGTCCGCCAAGGTGGCGGAGGCGCTCGGTGCACAGGGCGTGTCCAGTGAGGCCCTGTGGGGCCTGACCTGCCCCACGGGTGGCAGCATGTTCGCCCCCGGAGAGGTCTCCCTGCCGGAGCGCTCCGAGTACCGCCTCACGTTCTCCGCGGACGGCAACACCGCGTACTACCACGTGGATGCCGCGGAGGCGCCGTTCCAGGCCATCTACGAGACGCACAAGGTGAATGGCCACTTCACCCCGGGACAGATGGTGTCCTTCTCCGGCACGTACCTGGACACCGACCCGTTCCTGTCCCCGGATGGCCAGTCGCTGTTCTTCTCGTCCACGCGCCCCATCACCGGCACCGAGGAGCGTCCGGACTCCGACCTGTGGGTGGTGCACAAGCTCGCGGACGGAAGCTGGGGTGCGCCGCAGCACCTGGGCCCCAACATCAACTCGGACCGCATGGAGCTGTACGTCAGCGCGGACCGCGCGGGGAACCTGTACTACGCGAGCGGCACGTTCGACTCGGACTTCAACATCTACCGCGCGGAGCGCCGCGGCCCCGGTTACGCCCCCGCGCAGAAGCTGCCCATCGCCATCAACAGCGATGACTTCTGGGAGTACAACTCGCACATCTCCGCGGATGGCCGGGTGCTCATCTTCGCCTCGCTGAACCGTCCCGAGGGCCACGGCCTGGGAGACTTGTACGCCAGCCTCAACCTGGGCGGTGGCCGGTGGACGAAGGCCATCAACCTGGGGCCCAAGGTGAACACGGAGAAGGACGAGTTCCACCCGTCGCTGAGCGTGGACGGACGCCGCCTCTACTTCGTGCGCCAGACGTGGAACCCGTTCGTGCCGTCGGACTTCTACGAGCTGGATACCTACTGCCTGCTGTTCCAGTGA
- a CDS encoding AraC family transcriptional regulator: MSRPRIDAPRGVLQRQAPQGKVAHERFAPAPDLEPYIQHFWIVRWDLRGEPPLLAETLPHPCIHLVFEKGQARIAGVHSRRFRQWLRGHARVFGIKFRPAAFQPVLGKPLSTLTDRTVSLRSVFGPESDALKATLLTEPDLHRCVAQAQDFLRPRLPPMPPLIARLRDLVERLAQDASLTRMEQVAELAGMEPRNLQRRFRAAVGVSPKWVLQRYRLHEAAEQLARPDAPDMATLALQLGYFDQSHFIRDFKALVGCAPGEYAARAAASRTRPAK, encoded by the coding sequence GTGAGCCGTCCCCGCATCGATGCACCTCGAGGCGTCCTCCAGCGCCAGGCCCCCCAGGGCAAGGTGGCGCATGAGCGCTTCGCCCCCGCCCCGGACCTGGAGCCGTACATCCAGCACTTCTGGATCGTGCGCTGGGACCTGCGCGGCGAGCCCCCGCTGCTCGCCGAGACACTCCCCCACCCCTGCATCCACCTCGTCTTCGAGAAGGGTCAGGCGCGAATCGCCGGCGTCCACTCGCGCCGCTTCCGCCAGTGGCTGCGAGGACACGCGCGCGTCTTCGGCATCAAGTTCCGCCCCGCCGCCTTCCAGCCCGTGCTGGGCAAGCCGCTGTCCACGCTGACGGACCGCACGGTGAGCCTGCGCTCCGTGTTCGGCCCCGAGAGCGATGCGCTGAAGGCCACGCTCCTCACGGAGCCGGACCTGCACAGGTGCGTGGCCCAGGCCCAGGACTTCCTCCGGCCCCGCCTTCCGCCCATGCCGCCGCTCATCGCTCGCTTGCGAGACCTCGTGGAGCGGCTCGCGCAGGATGCATCCCTCACGCGCATGGAGCAGGTGGCGGAGCTCGCGGGGATGGAGCCTCGCAACCTCCAGCGGCGCTTCCGCGCGGCGGTGGGCGTCAGCCCCAAGTGGGTCCTCCAGCGCTACCGGCTCCACGAAGCCGCCGAGCAGCTCGCGCGCCCCGACGCACCCGACATGGCGACCCTGGCGCTCCAGCTGGGCTACTTCGACCAGTCTCACTTCATCCGCGACTTCAAGGCGCTGGTGGGCTGCGCGCCCGGTGAGTACGCGGCCCGCGCCGCCGCCAGCAGGACTCGCCCCGCGAAGTAG
- a CDS encoding DUF3224 domain-containing protein has product MTKHVKGPFDVKVKPMAPDAEPLAYPVGRMSIDKKYHGELEGTGSGQMLATMDENASGGYVALERVTGTLQGRKGSFVIQHSGLMARGVPTLVITVVPDSGTDELKGLTGTMMIHIDAQGKHTYEFDYALAETP; this is encoded by the coding sequence ATGACGAAGCACGTGAAGGGCCCCTTTGACGTCAAGGTGAAGCCGATGGCCCCGGACGCGGAGCCGCTGGCGTACCCGGTGGGCCGGATGTCCATCGACAAGAAGTACCACGGGGAGCTGGAGGGGACGGGCTCGGGGCAGATGCTCGCGACGATGGATGAGAACGCGTCCGGGGGCTATGTCGCGCTGGAGCGCGTCACGGGCACGTTGCAGGGGCGCAAGGGCAGCTTCGTCATCCAGCACTCGGGGCTGATGGCGCGGGGTGTTCCCACGCTCGTCATCACCGTGGTGCCGGACTCGGGCACCGATGAACTCAAGGGGCTGACGGGCACGATGATGATTCACATCGACGCGCAGGGGAAGCACACCTACGAGTTCGACTACGCGCTCGCGGAGACGCCGTAA
- a CDS encoding DUF7660 family protein, which translates to MSTADPRAIRSREDLAQFVRSLAKDLKQQPEAWENADLGSFLDAMSAWIEDMDGYYVNRGEVVPPQPEWRTLAEILTAARVYE; encoded by the coding sequence ATGAGTACAGCCGATCCACGAGCGATTCGCAGCCGTGAAGATCTTGCCCAGTTCGTGCGAAGCCTCGCCAAAGACCTCAAGCAGCAACCAGAGGCATGGGAGAACGCTGATCTCGGTTCATTCCTTGATGCGATGAGCGCCTGGATCGAGGACATGGACGGCTACTACGTCAACAGGGGTGAAGTCGTTCCGCCCCAACCCGAGTGGAGAACGTTGGCAGAGATCCTCACGGCAGCTCGGGTCTACGAGTAG
- a CDS encoding SMI1/KNR4 family protein, which yields MASATWREDLKALLDAMDSWARARGWRLVREAPLSPAEVDALPGLLSTYEWELPTPFVEEAFPVPASYREFLLLHREVRLEHQPDGTNWETYRPFHVWAPTLDSLTASWVPAGTDVGDDQGDITTTDLIAFADAHLGSEAARWCFYTRTPPKNGELPVFMEDNDFETLTGHYVDSGEWLDPNNPPTPAFASFEAWFTRVCEVVRREDLDLEDVRAVGNAILAK from the coding sequence ATGGCGAGCGCGACCTGGCGAGAAGACCTGAAGGCACTGTTGGACGCGATGGACTCCTGGGCTCGGGCTCGGGGCTGGCGATTGGTTCGAGAGGCACCGCTCTCGCCGGCGGAGGTGGATGCGCTGCCTGGCCTGTTGTCCACCTACGAGTGGGAGCTGCCCACGCCGTTCGTCGAGGAAGCCTTCCCGGTCCCCGCCAGCTACCGCGAGTTCCTGCTGCTGCACCGCGAGGTGCGGCTGGAGCACCAGCCGGACGGGACGAACTGGGAGACCTATCGCCCGTTCCATGTCTGGGCGCCCACGCTCGACTCGCTCACGGCCTCGTGGGTTCCGGCGGGGACGGACGTGGGAGACGACCAGGGGGACATCACCACCACGGACCTCATCGCCTTCGCGGACGCGCATCTGGGCAGCGAGGCCGCTCGCTGGTGCTTCTACACGCGCACCCCACCGAAGAACGGTGAGCTGCCTGTCTTCATGGAAGACAACGACTTCGAGACGCTGACGGGTCACTACGTGGACTCGGGCGAGTGGCTGGACCCGAACAACCCTCCGACGCCCGCGTTCGCCAGCTTCGAGGCGTGGTTCACCCGCGTGTGTGAAGTCGTCCGCCGCGAGGACCTGGACCTGGAGGACGTGCGCGCCGTGGGGAACGCCATCCTCGCGAAGTGA